The following DNA comes from Cryobacterium psychrophilum.
GTTCTCGTTCTCGTCATGCTCCTGAACGACTTTGCGAGCGGACTCACCGTTGTGATCGTGTTGCCGCTCATCCCGGTCTTCATGGTGCTGATCGGCAAGGCGACCCAGGGGGTGCAGAAGCAGCAATGGACGGCCTTGCAACGCCTCAGCATCGGCTTCCTCGACGTGGTCGGGGGCCTCGGGACCCTCAAGATCTTCGGCCGAGAGGGACGCCAGTTCACGCGCATCCGTACGATAACCGAGGACTATCGAACGCGCACGATGAAGGTTCTGCGGGTGTCGTTCCTCAGCGGCTTCGTTCTCGAGCTGGCGGCCAGCCTGTCCGTCGCCCTGATCGCCGTGTCGGTCGGTCTGCGCCTCGTCGATGGCTCCCTCGCTCTCTCCGTCGGTCTTTTCGTGCTGCTCCTCGCGCCGGAGGCCTTCCTTCCCGTGCAGAGGGTGGGCGCCCAGTTCCATGCGGCAGCCGAGGGGCTTGCTGCGGCCGAAGACATCTTCGCCATTCTCGACGACCACCCAAGGCGGGCCATGCTGCCTGACGAGGCGGATGCTGACGGGGCGGCCAGGCCACCGGCCGACGCCCTGCGCCTCAACGCGGTCACCGTCCGTCGGGACAGCACTGTGGTGATCGATCGGATGCACGCAGAGTTCAGCGCCGGGGATATCACCGTGGTCCGCGGTCCCAGCGGTGCGGGAAAATCTACCCTGGTGGCCGCCCTTCTCGGATTCGTTCCCTTGGACGGCAGTATGACGTTGGGCGGCCGGGCGATAGCGCCGGCGGCCGACCGCTCCTGGCTCGCGTGGTGCGGGCAACGGCCGGGGCTGCTGCGCGGCACGGTTCACGACAACGTGACACTGGGCGACGCACGAGTGCACGCCGGGCTGGTCGCGCAGTCCCTGGCGTGGGCCGGGGCGGCCGAAATAGATCCCGACACTGTTCTCGGCGCCAACGGGGACGGGCTCTCGGGCGGCCAGGCCCATCGCGTTGCCGCTGCAAGGGCCATTTACCGGGCTCAGGCAGGCAACTGCCGCGTCGTCGTCTTTGATGAACCGAGTTCGGCCCTCGACGCCGATACGGAGCATGACCTCGTGCAGGGACTGCGCAGCCTCGCTGACCAGGGGCGCATCGTTATTGTCGTCAGTCACCGTCGCGCCGTCATCGCGGCGGCCGACCGGGTCGTTCTGCTGGGGGGAGGCGCCCATGTCCAGTCGCGGTAAGGGAACAGACCCGGCTACCCGGGTTGGCGCGGCCACGCGCGCGGTGCTGCGCCTGGCGCAACCGCGAACGCGACGTTTTCTGCCGGGGCTCGCCGCCGGAGTGGTGAGCGCGGTGTTTGCCGTGTCGCTCCTGGCGACCTCGGCCTGGCTGATCACCAGGGCAGCCGAAATGCCTCCCATCCTGTTCCTGTCCATGGCCGTCGTCGGTGTTCGCGCGTTCGCGCTTGGCCGGTCGGTCTTTCGGTACCTCGAACGCGTCGCGAGCCATGATGCTGCCTTCAGCCAGCTCGCCGACCTGCGCCTCGGGATCTTTGCGCGCCTGCTGCCGCTCGCCCCGGCCGGGCTGGCGCAGACGAGGCGCGGAGATCTGCTGAGTCGCCTCGTGCGTGATGTGGATGCCCTGCAGGATTTACCGTTGCGCGTCGTACAGCCGCTGTTGGTGTCCGGAATCACGGCGGCCGTGAGCGTGCTGGGGGTGTGGCTGCTGCTGCCGGCTGCCGGACTCGCGCTTCTCGTGTCGCTCATCCTCGCAGGCCTGCTGGGGACCCTGGCTGCCGGTGCCCTGGCGGCACGGGCCGAACGTGCCCTCGCGCCCCTCCGCGGAGCGTTGGCCGACGAGGTGCTGGAAATCCTCGACAACCTTGACGTGCTCACCGCCTTCGGTGCTCTTGACGCGCGACTGGAATCCTTCGGCAGGGTCGACGACACACTCCGCAGTGCCAGCCTCAGGAGCGCCCTCGGTGCGGGCGTGCAGTCCGCGGTGGTCTCGCTCGGTGCGGGCGCTGCGACTATCGCCGCGCTCGTCTGGGGAATCCCTGCTCTCGGAGGTGAGACGGGACTCACCGGCCCCGCATTCGTCGTGATTGTGCTCGTTCCCCTCGCCGTTTTTGAGGTCTTCGGCATGATTCCGTTGGCGGCTGGCGCCTTGAGACAGGTTCGGTCGAGCGCCCAGCGGGTGGCCAGCGTTGCTCCCCGGAACATACCGGTTGAGATCCCGGTCGAAGCGGTGAGAGCGGGCGACGCCGGCTCCTCGCCATGTCTCGACCCCGCAAAACCTGTTGTTCTTGAGCTCACTGATCTGGGTGCACGCTGGCCTGCCGGCACCGAACCCGCGGTAAGCGGGGTCACGCTTCGCCTGGCACCGGGGGATCGGGTACACCTCGGCGGGGCGAGCGGCGCGGGCAAGACCACCCTCGCGAACGCTCTCGTGCGTTTCCTGGACTACACGGGGTCGTATCGCCTCGGCGGGATCGAGGCGAGGGACCTGCCGCAGGGTGAGGTGCGCCGCGTGGTGGGGCTGTGCGAGCAACGTCCGTGGCTCTTTGACGACAGCATCCGTCAGAATCTGCTGTTTGCACGGGACACCGCGAGCGACGCCGACCTGGAGACGATGCTGGACCGGGTGGGCCTGCTCGGCTGGGCAACGGAGCGCGGCGGTCTCGACGCCCGCGTTGGAGAGCGCGGTGCGCTCGTCTCCGGGGGGCAGGCCCAACGCATCGCCCTCGCACGGGCGCTACTGGCTGACTTTCCCATTCTCATCGTGGATGAACCAACGGCCAACGTCGACGCCGAGCAGGGTGAGCGGCTCATTCGCGATATTCTTACCGCCGCCGCCGCCGAGCATCGCGCCGTGCTGCTCATCTCGCACACGCCCGTACCGGCCGACCTCATCACCGACCGGGTGATGCTGAATTGATGCTCAGCTCATGTGACGCGACTCGCGTCGGTGCAGCCACTTCTTCACGAGCATGACGGCCACGATGAAGGCGATGATGATGCCGACGAAGAAGTAGCCGGCAGTGTGCAGCTGCCCACTGACTTCGCGATACGTGCCGGCAGCGGCGGAACCAACCGAGATGTAGGCGGCTGACCACAGCACGCACGCCGGTACGGTCCAGGCTATGAACGTGCGATAGCGCATGGCGCTCATGCCCACGGTGAGGGGAATGAGCGAGTGGAGAACGGGCAGGAATCGAGAGATGAAGACGGCGACGCCCCCACGTCGGTTCAGGTAATTCTCCGCCCTCACCCAGTTGGCCTCACCGATGCGTCGGCCGAGTCGGCTTCGTCGAATGTACGGCCCGAAGTGGTGGCCGAGTGCAAAGCCGAGGCTCTCGCCGATGACAGCGCCGCAAATGACGGCAATCATCAGGGAAAAGTACTCGACAGGGTTGGCCACGCCAGTGCTCGCGACGATGACGACCGTGTCTCCGGGCACAATCAGGCCCACGAGAAAGGACGTCTCGAGCATCATTGCGAGACCGGCGAGCGCCGTCCGCAGCACGGGATCGACACTCGACACGGTTTCAAGGATCCAGGTGAGCACGTCATTCATCTCTGACACCCTATTCGGATCGCGTCGTCTGTGGCCCCAGTCGGCAGCCTAGGCTTGCAGGGTGAGTGGAAGCGTGCGGCATATTCCCCTGGAGGAATGGTGGGATCCGTCGCGCGTCTTCGAGACCCTGTACGGCACCGACTCCCACGCGTTCTGGCTCGACGCCGGAGCAGACGCCCAAACCGGTCGAAGCTATCTGGGGGCGGCCGGACGGCGATCCCGATACGTCACCGCGTGCGTCGCGGACAACACCGTGAGCGTGTGTACCCCGGCAGGGCCTGGGCAGCTCCCTGAGGTGTCGACGCGAACCATCTTCGATTTTCTTCGCGATGAGCTCCCGGCCCCGGTATCCACCGGACCGGATACCGGGTTTGACGGTGAATTTCAGCTGGGCTGGGTCGGCTGGCTCGGCTACGAACTCGGGGCGCAGACGGTCGGCGGTGCGACTCAGGTGTCGAAGTCCCCGGATGCTGCCCTGCTCGAAATCGATCGGGCAATCGTCTTCGACCACGGAAAACGCACGGTCACCCTCGTCGCGAGGACCTACCCGGACGACCCGCCCGGAACCCTTGACCTGTGGGTGCAGAGTATTGTGAGCGCCCTCCGCCCGGTACCCGCGTGCGCCACTCCGGTCGCCACGGTGGCCCGCCAGACGGCGGCGAGCGCTCGCTGGCGACACCCGCCGGAACGCTATGCGAAGCTGATCGACGAGTGCCTCCTGGCAATTCGAGCCGGTGATGCCTATCAGGTGTGCCTCACGAATGAGATCACGGTGACCGGACGGGTCGATCCGGCGGTGGCGTATCGACGTTTGCGTGAGAGCAGTCCGAGCCACCACGGCGGCCTCCTGCGCTTCGGAGAGACGGCGCTGCTGAGCGCCTCACCCGAACAGTTTCTGCACGTCACGCCCGCGGGCGCCGTACGAACGAAACCGATCAAGGGCACCCGACCCCGTTCCGTCGACGCGGGGCGCGACCGGGACCTTGCGAAGGAACTGCGCTCGAGCGACAAGGAATGCGCCGAGAACCTGATGATCGTCGACCTGATGCGCAATGATCTGGGCCGGGTGGCCGCGCTGGGATCTGTCGCCGTCACGAAACTGCTTGCCGTGGAAAGCTACCCGCATGTGCACCAGCTCGTCAGTACCATTGAGGCCAGGCTTGCCCCCGGTCTCACCGGGATCGATGCGGTCGAGGCGTGTTTCCCCGCCGGCTCCATGACCGGGGCGCCCAAGCGCAGCGCCATGAGCATCATCGACGCTCTGGAGGACGGACCGCGCGGTGTCTACGCCGGCGCGTTCGGGTATTTCGGAGTGGACGGATCAATCGACCTGGCCATCGTCATCCGCAGCATTGTGCTGAGCGCGAATGAAGCGGTGATCGGCACGGGTGGGGGAATCACCGCCCTCTCGAATGCCGAGGAGGAAATTGAGGAAACCCGCGTGAAAGCGGCGGCCCTGCTGGCTGCCCTGGGTGTGCGTGACTGACCGCTGGCGGCGCTCGTCGACGCGCCCGAGTCAGCACGAGGCACGAGCGATGAGTAACCTAGAGGGGTGGACGCCTCGACCGGGCGCGCTCCCGCGAGCCTCGGCTCGCACCCCTCGCAATGAATGAGAGTCCCGTGGCACACGAGCACGACACCGTCCCTTCGCACGACACCGTGCATTCGCACGTCGACAGTGACGAAGAGATGTACGACTTCGCGGCCATCCAGGCGAAATGGCAGCCGATTTGGGAAGACCTCAAGCCGTTCAGCACGAGCGACCCGGAAGACAGCCGCCCGCGCAAGTACGTTCTCGACATGTTCCCGTACCCCTCCGGTGACCTGCACATGGGGCACGCCGAGGTCTACGCCCTGGGCGACATCGTTGCCCGCTATTGGCGCCACCAGGGCTTCAATGTGCTGCACCCCATCGGCTGGGACTCCTTCGGCCTGCCCGCAGAGAACGCGGCCATCAAGCGCGGTATCGACCCTCGCGGGTGGACCTACGACAACATCGCCCAGCAGAAGCGCAGCATGCGTCTGTACGCCACGAGCTTTGACTGGGACCGGGAGCTGCACACCAGTGACCCCGAGTACTACCAGTGGACCCAGTGGCTGTTCCTGCAGCTGCACAAGAAGGGCCTAGCCTACCGCAAGGACAGCTGGGTCAACTGGGACCCGATCGACCAGACCGTACTCGCCAACGAACAGGTGCTCGGCGACGGTACCTCGGAGCGCAGCGGCGCGGTGGTCGTCAAGAAGAAGCTGACCCAGTGGTATTTCAAGATCACCGACTACGCCGACCGCCTGCTCGATGACCTGAACCAGCTCGAGGGGAGCTGGCCGGCCAAGGTGCTCAACATGCAGCGCAACTGGATCGGCCGGTCCATCGGCGCGGACGTCGAATTCGTGATTGAGGGGCGCGAGGAACGCGTGACCGTGTTCACGACCCGACCGGACACCCTGTTCGGCGCGACGTTCATGGTCGTCGCACCCGACTCCGACCTCGCCGCCGACCTCGTGGCCGGCTCCTCACCCGAGGTACAGGCATCCTTCCAGGAGTACCTCGTGCAGGTGCAGCGCAGCACCGAGATGGAGCGCCAGGCCACCGATCGCCCCAAGACCGGTGTCTTCCTCGGCCGTTACGCCGTGAACCCCGTCAACGGCGAACGGCTGCCCATCTGGACCGCCGACTACGTTCTGGCGGACTATGGCACCGGAGCGGTCATGGCCGTCCCGGCCCACGACCAGCGCGACCTGGACTTCGCCCGTGCCTTCGACCTTCCCGTGCGCGTCGTCGTCGACACGAACGCGGCCGTCACCGGAATGATCCCCGTCATCACGCCGGAGATGCTCGATGGAACCGAGGAACTTCCCGAGCTGGATCCGGCCTCGACCGGCATCGCCCTGCCCGGTGAAGGACGACTCATCAATTCCGGGCCGCTCAACGGCATGAGCAAGACCACAGCCATCAAGCGCATCATCGAGCAGCTCGCCGCCGATGGCACGGGTCGCGCGGCCAAGAACTATCGCCTGCGCGACTGGCTCATCTCACGTCAGCGCTACTGGGGCACCCCGATCCCGATCATCCACGGCGCCGACGGAGCCGAGATCCCGGTTCCGGAAGAGCAGCTGCCGGTGCTGTTGCCGGCGTCCGACGGTCTTGACCTCAAGCCCAAGGGAACGTCCCCACTCGGCGGCGCAGCGGACTGGGTCAACGTCGCCAACCCCATCGACGGCACCCCGGCCCTCCGCGACGCCGACACGATGGACACCTTCGTGGACAGCTCGTGGTACTTCCTTCGATTCCTGAACCCTACCGACCCCACCCGCGCCTTCGATCCGAAGGAAGCCGAGAAGTGGGCACCGGTGGACCAGTACGTGGGCGGGGTCGAACACGCGATCCTGCACCTGCTCTACGCCCGTTTCATCACGAAGTTCCTGTTCGACGAGGGATATGTCTCGTTCACCGAACCCTTCACCGCCCTGCTCAACCAGGGCATGGTGATCCTCGACGGTGCCAAGATGTCGAAGAGCCGCGGCAACCTCGTGTACTTCACCGAAGAGGTCGAACGTCACGGCGTCGACGCCGTACGACTGACGATGGCGTTCGCCGGACCGCCGGAGGACGACATCGACTGGTCCGACGTCTCACCCGTCGGATCGTCGAAGTTCCTCGCGCGTGCATGGCGGGTCGCGCGCGACGTGACCAGCGCGCCCGACGTGGAATGGAAGTCGGGAGACGCCGCCCTGCGTCGGGTGACGCATCGCTTCCTCGCCGACGCCCCCGGGCTGGTCGAATCCTTCAAGTTCAACGTTGTCGTCGCTCGCCTGATGGAGCTCGTCAATACGACCCGCAAGGTGATCGACACGGGCCCCGGCCCCGCGGATGCTGCGGTGCGAGAAGCCGCAGAGGTCACGGCGATGGCGCTCAACCTGTTCGCTCCCTACGCGGCGGAGGACATGTGGCAGCACCTCGGCTACGAACCCTGCATTGCCCTCGTGCTGTGGCGCAAGGCAGACCCGACGCTCCTTGTGGAGGAGGCCGTGACCGCCGTCGTGCAGGTGGATGGCAAGATGCGCACCCTGCTCGAGGTCTCGCCGAAGATCTCCGGTGAAGATCTCGAGAAGATGGCGCGGGAGGCGGTTCCCGTGATCCGTTCGATCGGTGAGCGGGAGGTCGTGCGCGTGATCGTGCGGGTGCCCAAGCTCGTCTCCATCGTCACGCGCAGCTAAGCGGTTCTACCGGCCGCCCCTCCCCACACACGGGCGGCGGGCGGCCGTGCACAGTTGTCGGAGGACAGCCCTCCGAACGCCGTGACCCGCCTAGTTTGCGGGGATGACAATTGATCACCGTGACGACCTCGCCCGGCTGAGCTCGCACGCTCGTGCCCCGGAGCGAGCCCGTCTGCGCCTGGGAGTCGGCGCAGCCATCGTGCTGCTGATCGCTGCCCTCGTGACGGCGGTTCTGGTCTCCGCCCTCGCCCAGCCCACGAGTGATCGTGTCGGCGCCGGGCCAGACGCCGCCTCGTCGACAGCCGGCACGTTTTCGCAGGCGCCGGATGCCCAGGCCTCACCGGCGCCCACCATCTTCGTGCACGTACTCGGCGCGGTGCGCACCCCCGGGCTGTTCGACCTGCCGGCCGGATCCCGGGTGATGGATGTGGTCGCGCAGGCGGGAGGCCTGCTCGAGACGGCGGATCCGGGCGGGGTCAACCTCGCTCGCCTCCTCGTGGACGGAGAACAACTGTACGTGCCGCTGGTGGGGGAGTCCCCGCCGGGGCAGCCGTCCGGAGCGGCGGCCGGCGGGGCCGCTGGGCTGGCGGCCGGCCCCGCGGCCAAGGTCAACCTCAACACCGGCTCGCTGAGTGACCTGGACACGCTGCCGCATGTGGGGCCGATGATGGCGCAGCGCATCATCGATTACCGCACGGCCAACGGGCGATTCACGAGCGTCGACGACCTGCGCAATGTGACCGGTGTCGGCGACAAGACCTTTGAGGCGCTCAAAGACCTGGTCACGACGTGAGGCTCGACCTTCGCCTGGTCGTCCCGGCCGTGGTGTGTTGGGTGAGCGCGGGCATCCTGGTCACATTCCCCGGGGTGGGTGCCGTCGTGGGTGCCGCCTCCTGGTTCTTTGCGATCGCCTGCCTGGGCGCCTTGCTGGTGACGCAGCATGCCTCCCGTCGGCGGCCCGAAAATCGGCAGCTGTGGGGCACGCTCATGGTGTGCGGGGCGACGGCGGGCCTGATGGCCGCCGTGATTGGGGTGGCTGCTCCCGCGCGGTTGCCCGACGCGGTTCGGGTCGCCGCCGCCCGGCATCAGACCGTCGACATCACGGCCACCGTGTGGTCGCTGCCGGTTGCGGTCACCGGCGGAGTCGGTGCCGGCGTGGCCGGTCGGGTGCGGTTTCGGGCGACGATGACCAGCCTGTCCGGCGCGCACGGTTCCGACGCACCCGGGTCCGGACTGTCCGGCGCCGCCGTGCCGCTGCTCGTGTTCGCGCCGACGGCGTCGACGGGCGAGGAGGGGGCGGCCGCGCCGCGCATCGGCGAGACCGTGCGACTCGTGGGCACCCTGCGGCTCACGGATCCGGGAGATTCCGCCTCGGCACTGCTCTTTGCGACGAGCCGACCGACCGTGCTCGCCGATGCGGGCTGGGTTCTCCGGTGGGCCGGTGACCTGCGCTCCGGATTCTCCCGGGACGCGGCGCTGCTTCCCGGCGACGGCGGCGACCTGCTCCCCGGCCTGGCCATCGGCGACACCACATCGGTCAGCCCGGAACTCGACGACGCCATGAAGGCGAGCTCGCTCAGCCACCTCACGGCCGTGTCCGGTGCCAACTGTGCCGTCGTGATCGCCGCGATCATGCTGCTCGGACGCCGGCTGCGGCGGGGAATGCGAATCGCCCTCTCCCTCGTGGCCCTCGGCGGCTTCGTCGTGCTCGTGACGCCGGAGCCCAGCGTGTTGCGTTCGGCCGTGATGGCGGCGGTGACCCTGCTGTCGATCGGCGCGGGCCGCCCGGGCCGCGGGGTGCCCACCCTGGCCCTCTCGGCCATCCTGCTACTGCTCCTGGACCCCTGGTTGTCGCGCAACTACGGCTTCGCGCTGTCGGTGCTCGCCACCGCGGGCCTGCTCGTGTTGGCCGGCCCACTGTCCCGGCTGCTGGCGCGATGGATGCCCCCGGCCCTTGCCGTTGTCATCTCGATTCCGCTGGCCGCCCAACTCGCCTGCCAACCGGTGCTCCTGCTCCTGAACCCCACCCTCGCCCTCTACGGGGTTCCCGCGAACCTCCTCGCCGCACCGGCCGCCCCGGTCGCCACCGTGATTGGGCTGCTCGGCTGCCTGGCGAATCCGTTGCTGCCCGGCATCTCCGCCGGTCTGGTGCACGTGGCCTGGCTCCCCTCGGCGTGGATTGCCGCGGTGGCCAGGACCACGGCTACGCTCCCGGGAAACCGTCTCCCCTGGCTGGAGGGCGTACCGGGCGCCGTCGCACTCGCGCTCCTGACCGTGCTCGCCCTCTGGCTCATTCTGCGACGCCGGGACAGACCGTCACGACGATGGTCGGCTGCGGCGCTTGCGGTGCTGCTGACCTGCAGCGGCGCGTACGCGGGAACTCTCGTCGGGGCCGGGATCGGCCGAGCGGCGCACTTCCCGGCCGGGTGGCAGATCGCCGCCTGCGATATCGGACAGGGCGACGCCGTCGTGGTACGCGAGGAGGATCGCTATGCGCTCGTCGACGTGGGCCCGGACCCCGGCCTGCTGGGCGCCTGCCTGGCCACGCTGGGTATTTCCCGCATCAACCTGCTCGTTTTGACCCACTACGACCTCGACCATGTGGGAGGCCTCAGCGCCGTCATCGGCCGGGTGGACACCGCCCTCGTTGGCGTGCCGGAGAACGCGCAGGATGCTGGCCTGCACGAGCAATTGGTCCGGGGTGGCGCCACCGTGCTGCAGGCAGCCCAGGGCGACCACGGCACGCTCGGTGGCCTCGATTGGAGGGTGCTGTGGCCCATCCGAGGTTCCACCCGGATGCAGGTCGGGAACCCGGGGAGCGTCACGATCGAGTTCGCCGGGCGCGGCATCCGATCCGTATTCCTCGGCGACCTGGGGGAGGAAGCCCAGAAGGCCCTCCTGCGCTCGGACGCGCCAGGCAGGGTCGAAGTGGTCAAGGTGGCACACCATGGCTCGGCCGACCAGAGTCCGGATTTCTACGCCGCCCTCGGCGCCAGGGTCGGTCTCGTTTCGGTGGGCGCCCGGAACACGTACGGGCACCCGACGAAACGGCTGCTGGATATTCTGGGCGAGGTCGGCACCCGCGTCGAGCGTACCGACCTGCGGGGAATGATTGTGGTTTCGCAAGGTGATGACGGGTCGCTCCTGGTCTGGGGCGAAAGGGCGGCCTCAGACGCCCGCATCCCGCGCAAACGGCGCGTCGGGCGAGCCGCCGATGCCCATGAACCCGGCCAGGCTGCGGGCCAGGTGTTTCGTCGTGAACCGCGCCTCCACCGAGGCCCGAGCGCGCTGCCCGAGCGCCGCAGCCTCGGTCGGGTTGGCGAGCACCGCGAGAACGCGTTCGCTCATCGCCCGGGGATCGCCCATGGGGGTCAACCATCCGTTGTCGCCGTTGACAATGTAATCTCGCAGCCCCGGCGCATCGTTGATCACCACCGGGCGGCCCGTCGCCATTGATTCAAGGCTCACGGTCAGGCCGGAGGCATGCAGGTTCGGTTTCGTCGCCACCGCGACGACGCTGGCCCGCGCGTACAGCGCCTGCAGTTGAACGTGCGTGAAGTGCCCGACCCGCGTCACTCCCGGTGGAGGCGACACGGACGACGCGCTTTGAACAATGATCTCCACCTCGGGCCGGCTCGCATGCACCAGGCTGAGCGCCTCGTACAGCACGGCCGCATCCCGGTCGCGGTCTCCGCCCACGCTGACGATGAGCGGCACCTCCGGGTACGGCTGGGCCCGCCAGAAGGTCTCATCGACCCCAAAGCGGATGAACTCGACCGAGGGCGCTCCGGCGCCGAGGAACTCACGCAGGGGCGCCACCTGGGCGCGACTGTTCACGAAAATGCCGCGCATTCCGCGCAGCACCGATCGCAGGCGTGCATCGGTGGTCGAGACGCCGGAGCGGCCCACCCGATCGGTCACCCAGATGACGCCGCAATACATTTCTTGCCGGGGTCGAAGCGCGCTCATCCGCACGGCCACATTCTCATCCCACGCCAGGCCCGTGCCGATGGGAGCGAAACGCGGCAGTCGGGCTCGCGCCGCCGCGGGGATCAGACGAGCGAGGGCGGACTGTGCCCTGCCGGGTTGTGACACGGATGCCGCGGTGACGGCCAGGCCGGCGGGCGCAAGCTCATGCAGTCCGTAAGGCCACCGGCCTGGAACTTCGTCGGCCTCGAAACGTTCGATCCACCCCGGCAGGTTGCGCTCCAGGGGGTAGCAGACCTCGACCGCGCTCACAGCGAAGGATCCTCGGCCGTGGCGGGCGAGGCATCAGGTTCCGGCTCGGCGCGACGCCTGGCCAGGTCGCGTCGCACGTACCAGAGGTTGGGGAAGATCTGGCAGATGAGCACCGCCGCGGATGCACCCGCAACCGCGCCGGCGGCGCCGAGAATGGGCACGAGCCAGAAGGAGAGACCGAGGCTGATCGGGACCATGGCAATGACGGGGACGACCTGGAAGACCAGGCCACGCCGATCCGTCATATACATGCCGAACGGGTACTTGGCCGCCTGAAGCCCGACAAAGATGACGAACATCACCAGCAGCAGGGGATCGAGCTCGATCTGGCCACTCGACACGAAGTCGGCCACCCACGGTGAGACGAGGGCCAGGAGCGCGCCGAGGGTGAGCCCGCCGAGCAGGAACCACAGCGTCGGAGCGAGCGGTGACTGCACTCTGGACGTCGATCGTGCGCGGGCATAGATCGGCCACAATGCGATGCCAGCCGCCGCGATGGTCTGCAGAACGATTCCGAACAGCTGGGAGGCGAGGTTGTACTTGGCGAGCTCATAGCTCGTGGACAGGTGGCTCAGGAGCAACCGGCCGGTCTGCATGGCGAGGGGCAGGGCGAGCATCTGCACGAGCATCGGCCAGGCGAGGCCGAGGGCGGGAACGCTCTGAACCCGGCGGATGCGCGGAATGTCTCGAACGGCCATCCGCAGCTGGGGTGCGAGCGCCCGGCCCGCGATGACGAGGCAGATCACCGAGACGATGCCGCTCGCCACATAAGACAGCACGGCGATGTACGTTCCGGCGGGTGCCGACAGGGCGATCAGGATGCCGATGCTGAGCAACATGAACGGCGCAATCACCGCCTGGCTGGCGACCTGCGCGCTCGTCTTTCGCAGGCCGACCAGGATGCGCTGGCCCACGGTGAGGGGAAGCACCAGGCCAAAGATCGCCAGGCAGGCAAACGCGGCAACGCTTCCCCCGTCGGGGATGAGGCCGTCGCCGAGCAGGAGCGGCCACCAGCCGAGCAGGTGAATGGCCACG
Coding sequences within:
- a CDS encoding helix-hairpin-helix domain-containing protein, with the protein product MTIDHRDDLARLSSHARAPERARLRLGVGAAIVLLIAALVTAVLVSALAQPTSDRVGAGPDAASSTAGTFSQAPDAQASPAPTIFVHVLGAVRTPGLFDLPAGSRVMDVVAQAGGLLETADPGGVNLARLLVDGEQLYVPLVGESPPGQPSGAAAGGAAGLAAGPAAKVNLNTGSLSDLDTLPHVGPMMAQRIIDYRTANGRFTSVDDLRNVTGVGDKTFEALKDLVTT
- a CDS encoding glycosyltransferase family 4 protein, which translates into the protein MSAVEVCYPLERNLPGWIERFEADEVPGRWPYGLHELAPAGLAVTAASVSQPGRAQSALARLIPAAARARLPRFAPIGTGLAWDENVAVRMSALRPRQEMYCGVIWVTDRVGRSGVSTTDARLRSVLRGMRGIFVNSRAQVAPLREFLGAGAPSVEFIRFGVDETFWRAQPYPEVPLIVSVGGDRDRDAAVLYEALSLVHASRPEVEIIVQSASSVSPPPGVTRVGHFTHVQLQALYARASVVAVATKPNLHASGLTVSLESMATGRPVVINDAPGLRDYIVNGDNGWLTPMGDPRAMSERVLAVLANPTEAAALGQRARASVEARFTTKHLARSLAGFMGIGGSPDAPFARDAGV
- a CDS encoding polysaccharide biosynthesis protein, which codes for MFLVLPTHSRTSEAEVVVPKPSTSRPTSGGMLATVGTTAVAKIVVVGLSGLLGIFTSRLIIANFGTDAYAQYGLLTTFPALLPFADLGIAAIVINAVAGSNSVRTDEYVRRVIVTAFRILIVSGTLIVVGAVAIHLLGWWPLLLGDGLIPDGGSVAAFACLAIFGLVLPLTVGQRILVGLRKTSAQVASQAVIAPFMLLSIGILIALSAPAGTYIAVLSYVASGIVSVICLVIAGRALAPQLRMAVRDIPRIRRVQSVPALGLAWPMLVQMLALPLAMQTGRLLLSHLSTSYELAKYNLASQLFGIVLQTIAAAGIALWPIYARARSTSRVQSPLAPTLWFLLGGLTLGALLALVSPWVADFVSSGQIELDPLLLVMFVIFVGLQAAKYPFGMYMTDRRGLVFQVVPVIAMVPISLGLSFWLVPILGAAGAVAGASAAVLICQIFPNLWYVRRDLARRRAEPEPDASPATAEDPSL